TACGAGTGATCCAGCCTGACGGCAGGGAGGTTTCGTGACCCCGCGCACCTATGGCTCCCGCTTTATTCTTGCGAGTTTTTTTGCCGTAATCATTCTGCTTTATGCCGGTGCGGTGGGCGTAACCATTTTCGTGGTCTCCGATACGCTGGAGATGCAGGAAAAAAATCTTCTGGAGAATGCGCGGCACACCGGCCGCCATCTGGAACTGCGCCAGCGACATTTCGTGGAAGACCTCAAGAGCTTCACCGCGCTGGGATTCTTCGAGGGCTTCATCGACAGCGAAGACAGCATGGATCAGGCGACGGCCCGGCTCAAGCGATTCTACGCGCGCCATCAGAACCAGATTCGCCGGATAACGGTTCAGGACACCAATGGCCGCTGGGCCAGCATCCTCAGGACGCAGGACAATTATTATCTCATTTCCCGCGACCAGGAGTACGGCCCGCTGCTCTACCGCAACAAGACGTTCAAGACCTTCAGGCAGGGCGAAGAGGCCAGCCACGTCATTCCCGTCATGAACGAAAAAGGCCGGGTGGACTACCGCGTCATCGTCACCACAAGCCTTCCGGACATGTTCCGGTCCGAACTCGGACACATCTACCTGACACCGAACAGCAGACTCTGGGTCACGGACTGCTCCGGCAGCATCATCTATTCCAGCGATCAAGAGTCAGGAAGGACTTTCAGCGGTCTCATTCCCGAGGCCGTTGCCGACGACATCGCCTCGGAAATATGCATGGGCTATGAAGGGCGCAGGCAGCACGCGGTGGACGGCGACGACAGCACCTTCCTCACCTCGTTTTATCCGATCCGCACCGCCAGCGACACTTTCGGGCTGGCGTTTTCCATGAACCGCAGCTCGCTGTACGGAAACATCCTCGACGAAGCGCTCGCACTGGCAGGACTCTTTTCCATAGCGCTCGTCGTTTCCGTCATTTTTTTCCGTACGCTGCTGCGACAACGCGAGGAGGCTGCAAAACAGGCCGGCATCGCCAGCAAGGCCAAGAGCCGATTCCTCGCCAACGTCAGCCACGAAATTCGCACGCCCATGAACGCCATCTCGGGGATGGCCCAGCTTCTGGACCGCGACACGACGCTGAACGAATCCCAGCGGGAAAACGTGCGCATGATTCTTACTGCCACCGACAACATGATGGAAATCATCAACGACGTGCTGGACATTTCGCGCATTGAGGAAGGCAGGCTGGACCTCGCACCGGTCCCCGCCGACCTGCGCCGGATGGTTTCGGAGCTGGTAGAGATGCATGCGGTGACGGCGCAACAGAAAGGCGTACAGGTGGAAAAGGTTTTCAAGGACACCCCGCGATGGGTGCGCGTCGATCCCCTGCGCCTGCGTCAGGTCCTCATCAATCTCATCGGAAACGCCGTGAAGTACACCGACGTTGGCACGGTTACCGTGACCGTGGCGGACGAAGGAGCCGGACACAAGGTGGGCACTCGCAAGGTCCGCTTCACAGTGAGCGACAGCGGCGTAGGCATCTCCGACGAGGACATGGAACGCATCTTCACCCCCTTTACGCAGGGCAGCGACGAGACGAGACGTTACGGCGGTTCGGGCCTCGGCCTTGCCATCTCCAATCGGCTGCTGCGCCTCATGGGCAGTCACATCGAAGCCACCAGCGCGCCCGGTCGCGGCAGCACTTTCGAATTCACTCTTGAGCTTTCACCGGCCGAGCCCGCCACGACAAAGGCTGCTGCCGCCGAGAAGGAGCATTCATCCATGGACGAGACCCGCGTTCTCATAGCCGAAGACATGCCCATGAACCGCCTGCTGCTTGAAAAAAGCCTCGGCTCCATGGGCATCCGCAACGTCGAATGCGTCGGCAACGGCGAAGAAGCGGTGGAAAAGGCCCTGAGCGGTCAGTACGACTATATCCTGATGGACGTCCGAATGCCGGTCATGGATGGTCTCGAAGCGTCCCGGCGCATCCGGTCCGCAGGCATCGAGACGCCCATCATCGCACTCACGGCACAGGCGATGGAAGAAGACCGTAAAGCCTGTCTGGACGCAGGGATGAACGCTTATCTGCCCAAGCCGTACAAACTGGATGACCTTCGCGAAATATTTGAGAAGTAACCCGATACGCACGGCGCGAAAATCATGTTGCCCCAGCGGCAATTGCGATACCTTCAGCCCCGGCAGTCGCGCCTCAACCATTCAACGGATGACGGAGCATGCATGTTACGCAAGATCACTCAGGAATATTACATCCGTGAATTCCAGCTGGGCCCCGAGGATGTGGATGATTTGATTCAGGCGGCGGAGAGCACCCTGCGTGACAGCGTCGCGGCACTGTCAAAGTGCATTGCGGAGGACGCATCGGAACAGTCGGTTCGCGAAGCGGCTCACGCGCTCAAGGGGAACCTGATGAACATGGGCCTTGAACCGCAGGCCGAACAGGCACGGCTCATTGAAGCCGCTTCCGGCGACCTGGACGAAGCTGCGCCGCTTTTCGAGAAGCTCCGGCAGGAACTGGGCACATTTTGAAGCTGCGGGAGACACCCTGATGAACCATCGACCGAATGTACTGCTCGTTGACGACCAGAAGCTCACCCACGCGCTGATAGGCAAAGCGCTTGCCGAAATGGACCTCTCGCTCATGAGTGCCACCTCGGGACGCGAGGCGCTCGGCATCATCCGCGAAACCGATGTCTCGCTGGTGCTGATGGACCTCATGATGCCCGGCATGGACGGCATTGAGACCGCAAAGCGCATCCGCGAAGCCATGGCCCCGCGCCTTGTGCCGGTCATTTTCATCACCGCCGCCTCCCCCAACGAGGATTCGGTGCGGCGCGCTTACGAGATGGGAGCCGTGGACTTTCTTTACAAGCCGGTCTCCCCTTCCGTGCTCAAGGCAAAGGTGGGAGTGTTCACAGAACTGCACCGCCAGCGCATGGAGCTTGAACAGCGTCAGGAAGAATACCGCGACATCATCGAGGCGGTGGCAACGGGTATGCTGACCGTTGACATGCAGTGGCGCGTGGCCGAGGCCAACGGCTCGGCATGTGCGCAGTTCCAGATCCCTCGGGACGAGTTCATCGGCACTCCGGTGGAAGATATTCTCGGCTGCGAAGGACAGGAACTCACCGAGGAGGTTTCCGGCCTGCTGGACAACAACGTGGCCTTCGCCATGGAGACCCTCGGCCATCGCAGCGACGGAAGCCACTTCAACGCCGACCTGCGCGGAACCGCCATTATGGCACACGGGGAGCCCTGCATCCTGATGTGCGTCAATGATGTTTCAGCCTACAAGCGACAGGAAACCACCTGCGCCTCGGATCCCGCCGAGGGCCTTGTCCGTCCGGGAGACAGACATCCCGGCCCGGATTCGCTGCACGAATGCACCCCCTCGCTGGATCATCCCGCCATCCTCGAAGCGGTCCCTATCCCAATTTATTTCAAGGACATTCAAGGCGTTATCGTGGGCTGCAATCGGGCGTTCCTCGAAGTTTTCGAGCGAGGCCGAGACGAACTCGTTGGCAAGACAGTCCACGAACTCCTGCCTGAGCAGACCGCACAGAGCTTCGAGCTTGCCGATCAGGGCCTGCTTTCCGGGCACGCCAAACTGCAAAGCGTCCACGCAGAGGTGACAAACAGCCACGGTACGCCGTTGCGAATGGTTTTCCAGAAGACCGTTTACAGCACGGATGAGGCCTCGCCAGCAGGCATCGTGGGCATCATCACCGAGGTAACCAAGAAGGACGAAAGCGCCAGCCCGGTTCAGGACAGAGATCACCTCTTCGAGGCTGTCCTTTCCGGCATGAAGGCGGCGCTGTTGCTGTACGATCAGGAGACCGGAATCGTCGAGGAAGTCAACAACGTTGCCGAGGAACTGCTGGAGACGCCACGAAACGAAATGATTGGTCACCCGTTCACGGATATCACGTGTCCTCGGCTGACATGCCGAGACTGCGACATGTGTCGCAGTACGCAGGAGCCTTTGCTGCTCAACGAAATGGATACACGCCTGAGGCGCCGCGACGGCATTACAGTGCCTATCCACCGCTCAGTATTCCGAATCTCCATGGGCGGCCGGGACAAATCCGTGGTGATCATGTTCGACAACTCCCGCCGCAAGCTGCTGGAACAACGGCTCACCCGAGCCCAGAAGCTTGAATCCCTCGGCACCCTTGCCAGTGGCATAGCCCATGAGATCAACACACCCATTCAGTATGTGGGCGACAACCTGCGTTTTCTCGAAGAGGCGGCCGGAGACCTTTTTGCCATGCTCGATACCGTGGAAAAGCGACGCGCGGGCCTGAGCAATGACTATCCCGACATTCTGGAGGCCATCGACCGCAGGGACTACCCCTTCTTCAAGCAGGACGTTCCGGAATCCATTGGACAGTCGCTGGACGGCATCAACAAGGTTTCCTCGGTGGTCAAAAGCATGATGCAGTTTTCGCAACCGGGCAGCGGACGACGTTGCCGACATGACCTGAACACGGCCGTGCAGGACACCATCAACGTCACCAGAAGCGCATGGACGAGTTGCGCACGTGTCGTCACCGACCTTGACGACTCACTTCCCAACATCCTGTGCGACCCCAGCGAAATCAATCAGGTCATCCTCAACCTGCTCATGAACGCGACGCACGCCATGGCGGACAGGTATGGCGAACAATGCGATGAACGCGGTGTCATCACCATATCCACGCGCCACGCGGGCGACGCGGCGGAGCTGACAGTGGAAGACACCGGCATAGGCATCCCCGACGAAATCATGGACAAGATCTTCGACCCGTTCTTCACAACCAAGTCGGTCGGGAGGGGAACCGGGCAGGGCCTCAGCATCGTCCACACGGCAGTGGTCGAGAGACACTCGGGCAGCATAGACATCATCTCCACTCCCGGTGAAGGAACGCAGGTTCGTATTTTGCTGCCGTTCTCGCAGGAAAAGGAGGGAAGCAGCCAATGAAGCACGTATTGTTCGTCGATGACGACAAGAACGTTCTCAGCGGCCTGCGGCGAATGCTCAGGGGCATCCGCAAGGAATGGGACATGGACTTCGCGCCCGGCGGCGCGGAAGCTCTGGATATGCTGGAAGAGAAGGAATACGACCTCGTCATCAGCGACATGCGCATGCCGGGGATGGACGGCGCACAACTTCTGCAAAAGGTTCAGGAGCGTTCGCCCGAGACCGTAAGGATCATCCTTTCGGGACACTCCGAGCCCACCGTGGTCATGCGTTCGGTCCGGACCGCGCACCAGTTCCTGAGCAAGCCCTGCTCTTCCGAGCAGCTTCTGAAAACACTTGAAGATTCCTACCGTCTCCGGCAGCTGCTCAGCAATCCGCGCATCAAGGCCGCCATTTCCGGCGTGGAAACATTGCCCAGCATCCCGGACCTGTATGACAGGATACTTAGGGAGATCGAGCGGCCGGGGTCCTCGCTGGACGAAGTGGGGGAGATCATCGCGGAAGACGTGGGTATGACGGCCATGATCCTCAAAATGGTCAACTCCTCGTTTTTCGGGTTCTTCCGGGAGATCACTACCCCCGGACAGGCTGTGAGCCTGCTCGGCGTGGAGGTGGTCAAGGCGCTGGTCCTGAGCGCCCATCTCTTTTCATCCTTCGACGCCAAGAAAGCGGCGCCTTCGTTTTCCATGGCGAAATTTCGTTCCCACAGCCTCATGGTATCCAAGCTCAGTGAGGCCATCGCGGAGCATGAAGGACGAAACAAACAGGAACGCGAGCAATGCTCTGTGGCGGGCATGCTGCACGACATGGGCAAGCTGCTCCTGAGCACCCAGACGCCGACACAGTACGAGGAGATTCTATCGGCGGCCGGAGCCGCAGACATGCCGGAGCACGAAGCCGAGCAGCGACTGCTTCAGACCACCCACGGCGAGGTCGGGGCTTACCTGCTCGGTCTTTGGGGTGTTCACGGTGAAATACTGGAAAGTGTCGCCTTCCACCATGTGCCGGAAACCTGCCCCTCCCAAGCATTCACTCCACTCGCCGCAGTTCACGCAGCCGACTATTTCGAACACAAGCATCTGGACATTCAAGGAGAGACCGCCTGCGAGCTGAATATGCAGTTCCTTGAGCAGTGCGGGCTCGCCCACCGGGTTCCGCAGTGGGATTCCCTGTGCTCACGAATCATCGAAGAGGTGAAGGCAAATGACGAATAACACCGTTTTGTTCGTGGATGACGAACCGAACATTCTCGCCAGTTTTCGGCGCAGCCTCGGCAGGAAGTTTTCCATAGATCTGGCGCAAGGCCCGGAAGAGGCACTGGAAAAAATCCAGAAAAACGACCCTTACGCCGTGGTCGTCAGCGACCTCAAGATGCCCAAGATGAACGGCATCGACCTGCTGACGCGGGTCAAGAGCATCTCTCCGGATACCGTGCGCGTCATTCTGACCGGCCACGCCAACCTCGATTCGGCCATCTCCGCCGTGAACGAAGGAAGCGTCTTCCGGTTTCTGACCAAACCCTGCGACACCGACATCCTCGTCAAGACAGTAAATGCGTCAATCAAGCAGTACCGACTGGTCACTGCGGAAAAGGAATTGCTCAGGGGCACGCTTCGGGGCAGCGTCAAGCTTCTTACCGATATACTTGCGCTGGTCACGCCGGAGGCATTCGGGCGCACTGAACGCATCAAGCAGATAGTCCTCGGGACCGCCACCGAAGCCAAGCTGGACAACCCGTGGCGCTACGAGCTGGCCGCCATGCTCTCCATGATCGGCTATATTTCCGTGGACCCCGAGATTCTCGACAAGAAATTCAACAACGAAGAACTTACCCCCGAAGAAGAACAAATGCTCACCATGCACAGCGCGGTTGCCACCGGACTTCTGGCCAATATCCCGCGTATGCAGGAAGTCATCGACGCCATTGCCTCACAGGATGACCGGTTCGATGAAAACCCGGACCAACCGGTCGGTGGTCGCCTTCTGCGGCTGGCGGGGGACTTCGAAAGCCTTGAACGTTCCGGTCTGGACAAGGATGAAGCCATGGACCACATGCGCTCCGACGAGGACCGGTACGACCCCATGCTGCTCCGGGCGCTTGAGCGCATGATCTTCGCCGAGGAGGGCCTTGTCCCCATGAGCCTCACCTTCAAGGAGCTCAGGGTAGGTATGCTGCTTACGGCGAACGTTACTACCGAGGACGGAGTGCTGCTCATGGCCAAGGGGCAGGAACTCAACGAAGTGGGTCTGCTCAGGCTTCAAAACTTTGCCCGCAACAACAGTATAAAAGAACCCATCGAGGTACGGGTGTCGCTTGACCGGGTAAAGCAATCGGGGAAGGCCCAGCCCCCCTCCTGAGGTCAATTTTTGATAGATTGACACCCCTTACAGGTGTGCTACCGTTCAACCAGTTCCGATTATTCGTTCATCGAATTTCCCCGGAGGTACCTTGTCCGCGTTCAAAAAGCGCAGCGGCACGAACATGCCGAACACCATGGGAGTGCTGAGCAGGCGCTTTTACAAGACCCAGATACTCAGCGTCGGCATCATCCTGCTGATCTTCACGCTGTTGTATATCGCGGTAAACGGTTACCGACTGCGTACGCAGATCGACAACCGCATCGAAGGCATCAGCGGTCTTGCTTCCACCAGCCTCACCTCCGCGGTCTGGCAGGTGGACCACGCCTCCATTCGAGACTTCGTGGATGCCCTCTTCCTCGACAAGAACGTTGTCTACGTCAGCGTCATCACCGACGAACGAAACGTCATCAAGCGCGTGCGCACCCCGTACCGCGGCATGGATTTTACGGATTTCGCACAGGACTCCGGCTTTTTGACCCGCAGCGTGGAGATCAAGAAGTATTCGGAATGGATCGGCACCTTCCGGGTCGTCGTCACGCTTGAGAGCATCTGGTTCGAGGTGGCGGTCAACGCCGGAATCTCGTTGATTCTTGCGGTCGTACTGGTCTCGGTAATTTCCCTGACCAGCATCATGTTCACCCGGCGGAAGATTTTCCTGCGACTCACGACCCTCGCCACCACCGCACGATCCATTGCCGACGGCAACACCGACTCGCCCATCGAAGACACGGCCAACGACGAGATCGGCGAACTTGCCGGGGCACTGGAAGATATGCGCCATTCCCTGAGTTCGCTCATCCTCAGCCTGCGCGAAGCCAACGTCAAGCTGCGCAACCAGTCCGCCACGCTCGAAGCCGAGGTCAAGGAACGCACGCTCGAACTGGAGAAGAAGAACGAGTCGCTGAACACGGCCCTGCGCGATGCGAGCGAGGCGCGCCTTCAGGCGGAACAGGCCAGCCGAGCCAAAAGTGAATTTCTCGCGGGCATGAGCCATGAAATCCGCACGCCCATGAACGCCATCATCGGCATGGCCGAGAGCCTGACCGAAACGGGCCTCGACGAAACGCAACTCGAATACGTGGATGTCCTCAAACACGCGGGCACGTCCCTGCTCACCCTCATTGACGACATCCTCGACCTTTCCCGCGTGGAATCCGGCAGGATGGATCTGGAAAATATCGATTTCCGCCTCAAGGCGGTGGTCGAACGCTCCGTGGCCCAGGTCCGCCCCAAAGCCGCCCACAAGGGGCTCTCCCTGCAAAGCGAAATCTCCCACGATCTGCCCGAAACCCTCATTGGCGACCCGACGCGACTGGGGCAAGTGCTCATCAACCTTCTGGACAACGCGATCAAGTTCACTCCGGAAGGCGAGGTGCGGATCAGCATGCACCCATCGGGCGAACACGGTGACATGCTCCTCGCAACAGTCTCCGACACCGGCATCGGCATTCCCGCCGACAAGCTGGAGTCGATCTTCGAGTCCTTCACGCAGGCAGACGGCTCCACTACGCGCCAGTTCGGCGGCACAGGACTTGGTCTTTCCATCTGCCGCAAGCTCGTCAAGCTCATGGGCGGCCGCATCTGGGCCGAAAGCGAACAGGGCAAGGGGACCAGCTTTTTCTTCACCATACCGCTTCGCAAAAGCGCGGCACCGCCACTGCGCGAAGAGGCTCAGTCCATCGAACAGCCGAATCTTCAACCCTGCCGGATCCTGCTGGTGGAAGACTCGCATTACAACACCTTCGTGGTGCAGACTTATCTCAAGGATACGCCCTGCACGGTGACCGAGGCCAGCAATGGTCAGGAAGGCGTCGAAGCGTTCGAACGCGACGACTTCGACCTCATCATCATGGACATGCAGATGCCGGTCATGGACGGCTTTACGGCAATGGGCACCATTCGGGAGCTTGAACGGCAAAACGACCTGCCAAGGATTCCAATTCTTGCCATGACCGCCCACGCCCTTGCCTACGAAGCGGAGCGGTGCATCACCGCGGGTGCCGACATGCACCTGCCAAAGCCGGTTCTCAAACATCAGCTCATCCGCGCCATCCACGAACTCTGCCACAGAAAACAAAAGCCCGAGGACAACCGGGCCGCGGAGAAACTGCCGGCAAATGACACTCCTCCGGAAATTCAGGCTCTGGCCCCCCGCTTCCTCGAAAGCATGCTCATGGAGCTTGGCAAATGCAGCCCAAAGGCGTTTTCCGGAGACACGGAAGACCTGCGACGCTTCCTGCACAAGCTTGAAGGCGAAGCCGGAGCGTTCGGTTTTCCCGACCTCGACAAGCGCGCCAAGCGGTTGCACCGTGCCGCAAGGGCCGATGATATCGAGACCATCACCGCCCTGCTCCCGCAACTCAAAGTGGAAATGGAACAACTGCTCGAATCCGTCCGGAAGCAGCAGGAAACCTCTTCATGAGCGGACTCGTCATCTGGTCACACGGTGCTGAAGCTCCGCCGTGGGGAACCAAAAGCATCCGCCTCGCCGCAATAGCTAACGAGATGGGGTTCGAGTTTCAGGCACCGGATTTCACCGACCTGTCTAGTCCCGACGACAGAACCGAGCGCCTGGCGGCGCTGATCGACGATCGACAACCGGACGTTCTGGCCGGTTCGAGCATGGGTGGGTACGCCAGTCTCGCAGCCGGATCGAACAAAGTCATCCCGGGATTGTTCCTGCTGGCTCCGGCCCTGTACATGCCGGGGTATGCCATCACAGAGTTCAGCCCCAAGGCGAGCGCCATTACAGTAATACACGGTTGGCGTGACGAAGTGGTGCCGGTGGAAAACTCCATCCATTTTGCGAGCAAGCACTTGACCAACTTGCATATTATAGATGCAGACCATCGCCTCGCCGGGCGAACCAACGACATCGCCGAGCTGTTCAGACTGTTCCTCGCCTCCCTCCCGTCCCATCAGTCATAATTCGACGGGGATGACGGAACACCTCGACTAGTGTAGTGTTAATCCAGTCGAATTTCCTAACAGCCGGGACCGGACATGCCGAGATTCAGGGGCTTCAGATCCATATCCTCCCAACTGACGTACGGGTTCATCATCCTTGCGGTGATATGCGTCTTCACGTCGGGCGGCCTGCTCCTCACCATCGCTCACAAATATACCTCGCAGGACAGGCAACGCCTCCTTTCACTGGAAGGCAGACTCGCGGCGGAACGGATCAGCGGCTATTCCGAAAGCCTCTTCAACCGACTCAACTATCTGGCCAACATCCCGGACCTCATGGCACTGCCGCAGGACTCGGTGCGCAGCCTGCTGGAAGGACTCAAACGGCTCAACAGCGCCTATACCGCCCTGTGCGTGGCCGACCTTGAAGGCAACCCGGTAGCCAAGGCCGGACGAGACGTTCCCCCGCGACTGCCGCGAAACGAAGTCTTTGCCATGGCGGCCAGGTCGCGTTTCAACGCCATCGGCCCTCTTGAAGTGCTACAGGATGAAGACGTGCCGGCCATTGAGGTCGCCGTGCCCATTCGCGACAATGCGGGAGTGACCAACGGCATCTTCTGGGCCCGGATCAACCTCAAATACCTTATGCTGGTGCTCGGGGACCTGCCCATCGGAAGAACCGGTTACGGCTATATTCTCGATGATCGCAACTTCGGCATCGCGCTGGACGTGCGCGGCGAACCGGTCCTCAAGAAACTCGAAAACGACCGGCTTGAAGAGCGGCTTTCCCGCGGACTTGGATACGGTGCGAGGGGTGAGCCATACACTGGACTGCGAGGAGAGAAAGTCCTTGGCACCATGTCCCCGGTGACCAGCCTCGGGCTCAGGCTCGTGGTGGAAATGCCTCAGGCCGAAGTCAACAGACCCCAGCGCATCATGATCAACGCCATGGTCGCCACGCTTCTCGTGCTCGGAGTCCTCGGGGGCATTTCGGCATATCTTTACTCCCGACGAGTCGTCACTCCCCTGAACACGCTGACTCGCGCCGTAGAGCAGGTGGGCAGGGGCGATCTCAGCACCTCCATAGGGTACGACAGCAGCAACGAGCTGGGCATCCTCGCGCGCAACTTCAACACCATGACTTCCCGGCTTCGGGAACTATTACAAAGCCTGAACGAGGAGATCCGAGAACGCAGGCAGGCCGAACAGGCGCTCAGGCTGGCCGAACAACGCTACCGCAGCATCTTCGAGCGGGCACAGGAAGGCATTGTGCAGGCCGATCCCGAAGGCGGCTTCATCATGGCCAACCCGGCAGCAGCCAGAATCTTCAATTTCGACACACCGGAAGAGCTGGTCGAATACAGCAAACGACATCCCGAGAATTTCTATGTGGATCCGTCGCAGCGCACAAAGTTCATCGAAACTCTCAAAATGGGACTCTCGGTCGAGGGTAGTGAAATCGAGATGATCCGCCGGAATGGAGAGCACATCTGGGTCTACATTCTCGCACAGCCAACCCTCAACGATGACGGACAACTGCAACGCATTGACGCGACCTTCCAGGACGTGACTGAACGCCACAAGGCCGAGGACGCGCTGGCGGAGCTCAATGCGAACCTTGAAAGGACGGTTGAACAGCGCACGCAGGACCTGTTCCTCAAGGCGCAGGAACTGGAAGAGGCCAATCACAGGCTGCGACAGCTGGACAAGATGAAGTCCGCGTTTCTTTCTTCGGTTTCGCACGAGCTGCGGACTCCGCTGACGTCCATACTTGGTTTTGCCAAGCTCATCCGCAAGGAGTTCCAACGCACTTTCTCCAAGACGTGCAAGGAGGACGGAGATCTCGAACGCAAGGCATATCGCATCGTCAAGAACCTTCAGGTGGTGGAAAAGGAAGGAGACCGCCTCACGAGGCTTGTCAACGAAGTGCTGGACCTCAACAA
This DNA window, taken from Desulfovibrio oxyclinae DSM 11498, encodes the following:
- a CDS encoding hybrid sensor histidine kinase/response regulator, with translation MTPRTYGSRFILASFFAVIILLYAGAVGVTIFVVSDTLEMQEKNLLENARHTGRHLELRQRHFVEDLKSFTALGFFEGFIDSEDSMDQATARLKRFYARHQNQIRRITVQDTNGRWASILRTQDNYYLISRDQEYGPLLYRNKTFKTFRQGEEASHVIPVMNEKGRVDYRVIVTTSLPDMFRSELGHIYLTPNSRLWVTDCSGSIIYSSDQESGRTFSGLIPEAVADDIASEICMGYEGRRQHAVDGDDSTFLTSFYPIRTASDTFGLAFSMNRSSLYGNILDEALALAGLFSIALVVSVIFFRTLLRQREEAAKQAGIASKAKSRFLANVSHEIRTPMNAISGMAQLLDRDTTLNESQRENVRMILTATDNMMEIINDVLDISRIEEGRLDLAPVPADLRRMVSELVEMHAVTAQQKGVQVEKVFKDTPRWVRVDPLRLRQVLINLIGNAVKYTDVGTVTVTVADEGAGHKVGTRKVRFTVSDSGVGISDEDMERIFTPFTQGSDETRRYGGSGLGLAISNRLLRLMGSHIEATSAPGRGSTFEFTLELSPAEPATTKAAAAEKEHSSMDETRVLIAEDMPMNRLLLEKSLGSMGIRNVECVGNGEEAVEKALSGQYDYILMDVRMPVMDGLEASRRIRSAGIETPIIALTAQAMEEDRKACLDAGMNAYLPKPYKLDDLREIFEK
- a CDS encoding Hpt domain-containing protein is translated as MLRKITQEYYIREFQLGPEDVDDLIQAAESTLRDSVAALSKCIAEDASEQSVREAAHALKGNLMNMGLEPQAEQARLIEAASGDLDEAAPLFEKLRQELGTF
- a CDS encoding hybrid sensor histidine kinase/response regulator, whose protein sequence is MNHRPNVLLVDDQKLTHALIGKALAEMDLSLMSATSGREALGIIRETDVSLVLMDLMMPGMDGIETAKRIREAMAPRLVPVIFITAASPNEDSVRRAYEMGAVDFLYKPVSPSVLKAKVGVFTELHRQRMELEQRQEEYRDIIEAVATGMLTVDMQWRVAEANGSACAQFQIPRDEFIGTPVEDILGCEGQELTEEVSGLLDNNVAFAMETLGHRSDGSHFNADLRGTAIMAHGEPCILMCVNDVSAYKRQETTCASDPAEGLVRPGDRHPGPDSLHECTPSLDHPAILEAVPIPIYFKDIQGVIVGCNRAFLEVFERGRDELVGKTVHELLPEQTAQSFELADQGLLSGHAKLQSVHAEVTNSHGTPLRMVFQKTVYSTDEASPAGIVGIITEVTKKDESASPVQDRDHLFEAVLSGMKAALLLYDQETGIVEEVNNVAEELLETPRNEMIGHPFTDITCPRLTCRDCDMCRSTQEPLLLNEMDTRLRRRDGITVPIHRSVFRISMGGRDKSVVIMFDNSRRKLLEQRLTRAQKLESLGTLASGIAHEINTPIQYVGDNLRFLEEAAGDLFAMLDTVEKRRAGLSNDYPDILEAIDRRDYPFFKQDVPESIGQSLDGINKVSSVVKSMMQFSQPGSGRRCRHDLNTAVQDTINVTRSAWTSCARVVTDLDDSLPNILCDPSEINQVILNLLMNATHAMADRYGEQCDERGVITISTRHAGDAAELTVEDTGIGIPDEIMDKIFDPFFTTKSVGRGTGQGLSIVHTAVVERHSGSIDIISTPGEGTQVRILLPFSQEKEGSSQ
- a CDS encoding response regulator, encoding MKHVLFVDDDKNVLSGLRRMLRGIRKEWDMDFAPGGAEALDMLEEKEYDLVISDMRMPGMDGAQLLQKVQERSPETVRIILSGHSEPTVVMRSVRTAHQFLSKPCSSEQLLKTLEDSYRLRQLLSNPRIKAAISGVETLPSIPDLYDRILREIERPGSSLDEVGEIIAEDVGMTAMILKMVNSSFFGFFREITTPGQAVSLLGVEVVKALVLSAHLFSSFDAKKAAPSFSMAKFRSHSLMVSKLSEAIAEHEGRNKQEREQCSVAGMLHDMGKLLLSTQTPTQYEEILSAAGAADMPEHEAEQRLLQTTHGEVGAYLLGLWGVHGEILESVAFHHVPETCPSQAFTPLAAVHAADYFEHKHLDIQGETACELNMQFLEQCGLAHRVPQWDSLCSRIIEEVKANDE
- a CDS encoding HD domain-containing phosphohydrolase — protein: MTNNTVLFVDDEPNILASFRRSLGRKFSIDLAQGPEEALEKIQKNDPYAVVVSDLKMPKMNGIDLLTRVKSISPDTVRVILTGHANLDSAISAVNEGSVFRFLTKPCDTDILVKTVNASIKQYRLVTAEKELLRGTLRGSVKLLTDILALVTPEAFGRTERIKQIVLGTATEAKLDNPWRYELAAMLSMIGYISVDPEILDKKFNNEELTPEEEQMLTMHSAVATGLLANIPRMQEVIDAIASQDDRFDENPDQPVGGRLLRLAGDFESLERSGLDKDEAMDHMRSDEDRYDPMLLRALERMIFAEEGLVPMSLTFKELRVGMLLTANVTTEDGVLLMAKGQELNEVGLLRLQNFARNNSIKEPIEVRVSLDRVKQSGKAQPPS
- a CDS encoding ATP-binding protein, which translates into the protein MSAFKKRSGTNMPNTMGVLSRRFYKTQILSVGIILLIFTLLYIAVNGYRLRTQIDNRIEGISGLASTSLTSAVWQVDHASIRDFVDALFLDKNVVYVSVITDERNVIKRVRTPYRGMDFTDFAQDSGFLTRSVEIKKYSEWIGTFRVVVTLESIWFEVAVNAGISLILAVVLVSVISLTSIMFTRRKIFLRLTTLATTARSIADGNTDSPIEDTANDEIGELAGALEDMRHSLSSLILSLREANVKLRNQSATLEAEVKERTLELEKKNESLNTALRDASEARLQAEQASRAKSEFLAGMSHEIRTPMNAIIGMAESLTETGLDETQLEYVDVLKHAGTSLLTLIDDILDLSRVESGRMDLENIDFRLKAVVERSVAQVRPKAAHKGLSLQSEISHDLPETLIGDPTRLGQVLINLLDNAIKFTPEGEVRISMHPSGEHGDMLLATVSDTGIGIPADKLESIFESFTQADGSTTRQFGGTGLGLSICRKLVKLMGGRIWAESEQGKGTSFFFTIPLRKSAAPPLREEAQSIEQPNLQPCRILLVEDSHYNTFVVQTYLKDTPCTVTEASNGQEGVEAFERDDFDLIIMDMQMPVMDGFTAMGTIRELERQNDLPRIPILAMTAHALAYEAERCITAGADMHLPKPVLKHQLIRAIHELCHRKQKPEDNRAAEKLPANDTPPEIQALAPRFLESMLMELGKCSPKAFSGDTEDLRRFLHKLEGEAGAFGFPDLDKRAKRLHRAARADDIETITALLPQLKVEMEQLLESVRKQQETSS
- a CDS encoding alpha/beta hydrolase, coding for MSGLVIWSHGAEAPPWGTKSIRLAAIANEMGFEFQAPDFTDLSSPDDRTERLAALIDDRQPDVLAGSSMGGYASLAAGSNKVIPGLFLLAPALYMPGYAITEFSPKASAITVIHGWRDEVVPVENSIHFASKHLTNLHIIDADHRLAGRTNDIAELFRLFLASLPSHQS